A window of the Lysinibacillus irui genome harbors these coding sequences:
- the gcvPB gene encoding aminomethyl-transferring glycine dehydrogenase subunit GcvPB, giving the protein MDKIVRDNVNKDFHQAKWNEPIIFELHQPGEVGVEVPQPSNEVVEAVGDGVSSLPQNMKRVAKLNLPEIGQARVLRHYVRLSQETLGSDFNVEIGQGTCTMKYIPKINELLIRNPKIMELHPLQDPSTVQGMLEIIHNMDLAMREISGMDRFSFQPSGGTQALFAMASIVRKYFEVKGEADQRNEIITTIFSHPSQAATAVVKGYKIITIPPDENGFPDINKLKEVVSERTAGFVVANPEDTGIYNSKIKEFTKIVHDAGGICYYDQANANGLLGITRAREAGFDMCFFNLHKTFAAPHMCGGPATGALGVTEELKPYLPGPIVEKVGDQYVLNDQLEHSIGKVRSFHGVAQTILRSYAWVRALGADGLKAVAETAVLNNNYLYSKVSKIRGVSVPYIQGQRLEQVRYSWEQLEKETGVTTEDVQRRMTDFGLHYWTSHHPYIVPQPFTLEPTESYSKADLDEYIQALEQISKEAYETPEIVKAAPQNSTIHQLIEADYLDEPSKWCISWRVYQQKMKNKKEVLINNR; this is encoded by the coding sequence ATGGATAAGATTGTAAGAGATAATGTAAATAAAGACTTTCATCAAGCTAAATGGAATGAACCTATTATTTTTGAGTTACATCAACCAGGAGAAGTCGGAGTAGAAGTTCCACAACCTTCAAATGAGGTAGTAGAAGCGGTCGGTGATGGTGTTTCATCTTTACCGCAAAATATGAAAAGGGTAGCTAAACTGAATTTACCAGAAATCGGTCAAGCACGTGTGCTACGACATTATGTAAGGCTTTCACAAGAAACATTAGGCTCTGATTTTAATGTTGAAATTGGGCAAGGTACTTGTACGATGAAGTATATTCCTAAAATTAATGAATTGCTTATTCGTAATCCTAAAATAATGGAACTTCACCCTTTACAAGATCCAAGTACTGTCCAAGGAATGCTCGAAATCATTCACAATATGGACTTAGCGATGCGTGAAATTTCCGGGATGGATCGCTTCTCCTTCCAACCAAGTGGTGGGACACAAGCATTGTTTGCCATGGCATCAATTGTACGCAAATATTTTGAAGTGAAAGGTGAGGCAGATCAACGTAATGAAATTATTACAACCATCTTCTCTCATCCATCTCAAGCAGCTACAGCAGTAGTAAAAGGTTACAAAATAATTACTATTCCCCCAGATGAAAATGGTTTCCCAGATATTAATAAATTGAAAGAAGTTGTATCAGAAAGAACTGCTGGATTTGTAGTAGCTAACCCTGAAGATACAGGAATTTATAATTCTAAAATTAAGGAATTTACGAAAATAGTACATGATGCAGGTGGAATTTGTTACTACGACCAGGCAAATGCCAATGGACTGTTAGGAATTACACGAGCAAGAGAAGCAGGCTTTGACATGTGTTTCTTCAATCTTCACAAAACATTTGCAGCACCTCACATGTGTGGAGGACCAGCAACAGGGGCGCTCGGGGTGACAGAAGAATTAAAGCCATATTTGCCAGGACCAATTGTTGAGAAGGTTGGAGACCAGTATGTGTTAAATGATCAATTAGAGCATTCGATTGGAAAAGTACGATCATTCCATGGGGTAGCACAAACTATTTTACGCTCTTATGCTTGGGTTAGAGCACTAGGAGCAGATGGTCTTAAAGCCGTGGCAGAAACAGCTGTATTAAATAATAATTATCTGTATAGTAAAGTATCAAAAATTCGTGGTGTAAGTGTGCCGTATATACAAGGGCAACGATTAGAGCAAGTTCGATATAGTTGGGAGCAACTGGAGAAAGAAACAGGTGTGACAACAGAGGATGTGCAGCGCCGAATGACTGACTTCGGTTTACATTACTGGACTAGTCATCATCCTTATATTGTTCCGCAACCATTTACACTTGAACCAACAGAATCCTATTCTAAAGCAGATTTAGATGAATATATTCAAGCGCTGGAGCAGATTTCTAAAGAAGCATACGAAACGCCAGAAATTGTTAAAGCAGCACCGCAAAATAGTACAATTCATCAATTAATTGAAGCAGATTATTTAGATGAGCCATCAAAATGGTGTATTTCATGGAGGGTATATCAACAAAAGATGAAAAATAAAAAGGAAGTATTAATAAATAATAGGTAG
- a CDS encoding SDR family NAD(P)-dependent oxidoreductase: MRTNHRSLKNKRVVITGGASGIGLATAQRFIEEESIVAILDINKEGIEQSIKENPGIAKGYVVDVSNPENVNAVFENIKRDLGGVDVFIANAGISIRNKFLDISPEQWNKVLNINLNGVFYTSQAAAKIMVEQGKGVILMTASTNGVTGHPFYTDYNASKAGVNLLAKTMALELAPNIRVNTICPGYVLTPMQMAEYTPAMLEVVNEGIPLKRHADPQEVGALYAFLASDDSSYITGQAIAIDGGELA, translated from the coding sequence ATGAGAACCAATCATAGAAGTTTAAAAAATAAGAGAGTCGTCATCACGGGAGGCGCTAGTGGTATAGGATTAGCCACAGCACAACGTTTTATAGAAGAAGAATCGATAGTGGCTATTTTAGATATTAATAAAGAAGGTATTGAACAATCGATAAAAGAAAATCCCGGAATTGCTAAAGGATATGTAGTAGATGTTAGTAACCCTGAAAATGTAAATGCTGTTTTTGAGAATATAAAAAGAGATTTAGGTGGTGTAGATGTTTTTATTGCGAATGCAGGTATTAGCATTCGCAATAAGTTTCTTGATATTAGTCCTGAACAATGGAATAAAGTATTAAACATTAATCTAAACGGTGTATTTTATACTTCACAAGCAGCCGCAAAAATTATGGTGGAGCAGGGCAAGGGTGTCATACTTATGACAGCGTCTACAAATGGAGTGACAGGTCATCCATTCTATACGGATTACAACGCTTCCAAAGCAGGTGTTAATCTATTAGCAAAAACAATGGCGTTAGAGCTTGCTCCAAATATCAGAGTAAATACGATATGTCCTGGATACGTGCTAACGCCAATGCAAATGGCTGAATATACACCAGCTATGTTGGAAGTTGTCAATGAAGGTATCCCCCTGAAACGACATGCAGATCCTCAAGAAGTCGGAGCATTATACGCTTTCCTTGCTTCGGATGATTCGTCCTATATTACCGGACAAGCCATTGCTATTGATGGTGGAGAACTAGCTTAA
- a CDS encoding amino acid ABC transporter permease, which yields MDFLTNVTSIFQKHGMEFLKATVLTIELTIVSLFIACVIGLVFAFFKVSNIKILESIANTYIFVVRGMPLIVQLMFLYYGISSIFTLTDFAAGAIALGIHSGAYIAEIFRGSIQSIDKGQMEAGRSLGMTYFKTMRRIILPQSFKRAIPALANQFIIGLKDSSLVAYIAVSELFNHALSTQAYNYMPLETYFVVGIYYLILVLLFTLLFNKLESRLDVGRRKKRDKVEIAF from the coding sequence ATGGATTTTCTCACAAATGTAACATCAATATTTCAAAAGCATGGCATGGAGTTTTTAAAAGCGACCGTTTTAACCATTGAGTTAACAATAGTTTCTTTATTTATTGCATGTGTGATTGGGTTAGTGTTTGCCTTTTTTAAAGTATCCAATATTAAAATCCTGGAAAGTATTGCCAATACTTATATTTTTGTTGTTCGTGGTATGCCTTTAATTGTACAACTTATGTTCTTATACTATGGAATTTCTAGTATCTTTACCTTAACAGACTTTGCAGCTGGGGCCATTGCGCTTGGAATCCATTCAGGAGCTTATATTGCAGAAATTTTCCGTGGATCCATTCAATCTATAGATAAAGGCCAAATGGAGGCTGGTCGATCTTTAGGAATGACCTATTTTAAAACAATGAGACGAATTATTTTGCCACAGAGTTTTAAAAGAGCTATTCCAGCATTAGCTAATCAATTCATCATAGGGTTAAAAGATTCGTCTTTAGTAGCCTACATTGCAGTATCTGAATTATTTAACCATGCACTATCAACCCAAGCTTACAATTATATGCCTCTTGAAACATACTTTGTTGTAGGAATTTATTATTTAATTTTAGTCTTATTATTCACATTGTTATTTAATAAACTTGAAAGTCGACTGGATGTTGGAAGGAGGAAAAAACGTGATAAAGTTGAAATCGCTTTCTAA
- a CDS encoding SDR family NAD(P)-dependent oxidoreductase, translating into MEDYFELEGKVAVITGGASGIGLATAKLLSELGTKTVILDIDQQKGEDTEKNLKEAGLDVEFLKCDVTNTQDCQNVADSIQKRYGKVDVLFNNAGIIRRKTVVDLDEADWDAVINVSLKGVYLLSKYLIPLMRDNGGSIINTGSGWGIKGGDKAASYCAAKAGVVNLTKAMAIDHGPENIRVNCICPGDTDTPLLRGEAKQLNIDESSFLRSSAVDRPLARLGTPEDIAKGVLFLASNLSAWVTGTTLTVDGGGLA; encoded by the coding sequence TTGGAAGACTACTTTGAATTAGAAGGTAAAGTGGCTGTGATTACAGGAGGGGCCTCGGGGATTGGTCTTGCTACAGCTAAATTATTAAGTGAGTTGGGAACGAAAACTGTGATTCTAGATATAGATCAACAAAAAGGTGAAGATACAGAAAAAAATTTAAAAGAGGCTGGTTTAGATGTTGAGTTTTTAAAATGCGATGTGACGAATACACAAGACTGCCAAAATGTGGCTGATTCTATCCAGAAAAGATACGGAAAAGTAGATGTACTTTTTAATAATGCGGGTATTATTCGCAGAAAAACAGTAGTGGATCTAGACGAAGCGGATTGGGATGCTGTTATTAATGTTTCACTTAAAGGGGTTTATCTACTTTCTAAATACTTAATCCCACTCATGAGAGATAACGGTGGCAGTATCATTAATACAGGTTCAGGATGGGGAATCAAAGGTGGAGACAAAGCTGCATCTTACTGTGCTGCAAAAGCAGGAGTTGTAAATTTAACAAAGGCTATGGCCATTGACCATGGCCCTGAAAATATACGCGTAAATTGCATTTGTCCTGGAGATACTGACACGCCATTACTACGTGGGGAGGCAAAACAATTAAACATAGACGAATCAAGTTTTTTACGTAGTTCGGCTGTAGATAGACCGTTAGCAAGACTAGGAACACCTGAAGATATTGCGAAAGGGGTTCTATTCCTTGCAAGTAATTTATCAGCTTGGGTTACAGGAACTACATTAACAGTTGATGGTGGCGGATTAGCCTAA
- a CDS encoding sigma-54 interaction domain-containing protein: MLNAEKLVQSMLDAFGELLQLEMAYFTSNGEVFLATEEYRKQKGITVHLPFFQKYYSKSVQYLQKPGQMKVCSGCRFQNNCPSKVEMMMNLVKGDRHFGYLTFVSFTEEGEKKLSSEQKIYQNWLTRLGDMIINALNSEGSYLLLENKKGTDTKYVLGNAPHLQLIKSKLSSIANSPSSIVITGETGTGKSLLAKYIHSNSITHKGKFIELNCASIPENLFESELFGYDEGAFTGARRKGKMGYFEVADKGTLFLDEITELPLHLQAKLLTVLQDGLIYRVGAIEPRKVNVRIIAATNKSLEDMVRKGEFRSDLYYRLNVIPLTLPPLKERTDEIEYLIEKLLEKIQHKTGKFIKDFSNEFLEELKLYSWPGNIRELENVLEYSMVMENSLQLTKESLPKYIIEKNKAKNLYSNSTILKDTEMEVIYQMLARYGDDTAGKERVAEELGISTRTLYRKLKSVNL; encoded by the coding sequence ATGTTGAATGCCGAAAAATTAGTGCAATCTATGCTGGATGCTTTTGGTGAACTATTACAATTAGAAATGGCCTATTTCACTTCAAATGGTGAAGTATTTCTAGCAACAGAAGAATATAGAAAGCAAAAAGGGATAACAGTACACCTGCCGTTCTTCCAAAAATATTATTCTAAGTCTGTTCAATATTTACAAAAGCCTGGCCAAATGAAAGTGTGTTCTGGTTGTAGATTCCAAAATAATTGTCCATCTAAAGTGGAAATGATGATGAATTTAGTAAAAGGAGATCGTCACTTCGGATATTTGACATTTGTCAGTTTTACAGAGGAGGGGGAGAAAAAACTTTCTTCTGAGCAGAAGATATATCAGAATTGGTTAACTAGGTTGGGAGATATGATTATCAATGCCTTGAACAGTGAAGGATCCTATTTATTACTTGAAAATAAAAAAGGAACTGACACGAAATATGTATTAGGCAACGCACCTCACTTACAACTTATCAAGAGTAAGTTAAGTAGTATTGCAAATAGCCCATCGTCAATTGTCATAACGGGAGAGACGGGGACGGGAAAAAGTTTATTAGCTAAATATATCCATTCAAATAGCATTACACATAAAGGGAAATTTATAGAGCTGAATTGTGCAAGTATTCCTGAAAACTTGTTTGAAAGTGAGTTATTTGGCTATGATGAAGGGGCGTTTACAGGGGCAAGAAGAAAAGGAAAAATGGGCTATTTTGAAGTGGCAGACAAGGGCACTTTATTCCTCGATGAAATTACAGAATTACCATTACATTTACAGGCAAAGCTGTTAACGGTATTGCAAGATGGACTTATTTATAGAGTCGGAGCAATTGAGCCTAGAAAAGTAAATGTAAGAATTATTGCTGCTACAAATAAATCTTTAGAAGATATGGTGAGAAAAGGTGAGTTTCGTTCGGACTTATATTATCGTCTAAATGTTATCCCTTTAACGTTGCCCCCTTTAAAGGAAAGAACGGATGAAATTGAATATTTGATTGAAAAGCTACTTGAAAAGATTCAGCATAAAACAGGGAAATTTATTAAAGATTTTTCAAATGAATTTTTGGAGGAGTTGAAATTATACTCTTGGCCAGGGAACATAAGAGAGTTAGAAAATGTATTAGAGTACAGTATGGTAATGGAAAATTCCCTACAATTAACTAAGGAAAGCTTACCCAAATATATTATCGAAAAGAATAAAGCGAAAAATCTTTATAGCAATTCTACTATATTAAAAGATACAGAAATGGAGGTCATCTACCAAATGCTCGCTCGATATGGAGATGATACTGCTGGAAAAGAACGAGTTGCCGAAGAATTAGGAATAAGTACAAGGACGCTTTATAGAAAACTAAAAAGTGTAAATTTATAG
- a CDS encoding transporter substrate-binding domain-containing protein, translating to MKKNTFYLLLVLVISLMAACSDNKTNTQVAATADAKSEDQDKGVATEMKLVKDGKLTFAMSGLLKPLNYKENQELVGFDVEIGKEISKRIGLEANPVTNPWETIIQGLRGNKYDAIIGSMTATEERSKQVDFSIPYYVSGATVFISSENKDIKTVEDLKGKTIGVMQASTYVEDAKNYTDKIKEFPSEIYALQDLPPGRLDAVITDRIVGISAMQESGLKIQALGEVIKREEIAVAINKDNEVLLEAINNAIEEMVEDGTYKEISMKWFGKDLLE from the coding sequence ATGAAGAAAAATACATTCTATTTATTATTGGTGTTGGTCATTTCGTTGATGGCGGCATGTTCGGACAATAAAACAAATACACAAGTTGCGGCAACTGCGGATGCAAAAAGTGAGGATCAAGACAAAGGTGTAGCAACAGAAATGAAATTGGTTAAGGACGGAAAGTTAACATTTGCAATGAGTGGTTTACTAAAACCATTAAATTATAAGGAAAATCAAGAACTAGTCGGCTTTGATGTTGAGATCGGGAAAGAAATCTCAAAGAGGATTGGCCTTGAAGCAAATCCCGTAACCAATCCATGGGAAACGATTATTCAAGGGTTACGAGGAAATAAATATGATGCGATTATTGGTAGTATGACAGCAACTGAGGAAAGGTCTAAACAGGTTGATTTCTCAATCCCTTATTATGTTTCAGGTGCTACAGTATTTATCTCTAGTGAAAATAAGGATATTAAAACAGTAGAAGATTTAAAGGGAAAAACGATTGGTGTTATGCAAGCTAGTACTTATGTTGAAGATGCAAAGAATTATACAGATAAAATCAAAGAATTCCCTAGTGAAATTTATGCATTACAAGATCTTCCACCCGGTCGTCTAGATGCAGTGATTACAGATAGAATTGTAGGTATTTCAGCAATGCAAGAGTCAGGATTGAAGATTCAAGCCCTAGGAGAGGTCATTAAAAGAGAAGAAATAGCAGTGGCGATTAATAAAGATAACGAAGTTTTATTAGAGGCGATTAATAATGCGATTGAAGAGATGGTCGAAGATGGAACGTATAAAGAAATAAGTATGAAATGGTTTGGGAAAGACTTGTTAGAGTAA
- the gcvPA gene encoding aminomethyl-transferring glycine dehydrogenase subunit GcvPA, translating into MSKKVHPYIPNMVSEVKQEMLEEIGVQSVEELYSCIPENLHFKGTMDIPKALNELELRRHIDGLLNKNISSNEYINFLGAGCWQHFIPAVCDEVNQRAEFLTAYAGEPYEDHGRFQALFEYQSLMAELVDMEVVNVPTFDWAQAASTAIRMASRITKRTKILLANTLSPERRKVITNYGTPQLSFEGVKFNINTGLMDLADLEAKLSNEVAAIYFENPSYLGFIESQGQEISQLAKKYGVLMIVGVDPSSLGVLAPPSQYGADIVCGDLQPLGMHMNYSGGQAGFIATYNDPKFVNEYPSRLFGIIPTVKKGEYGFGDIAYDRTSFADRENGKESVGTQTALWGITAGVYLSLMGPNGMYELGQVIMQNSQYAVMQLNTIKNIRGSRITSPFFKEFIIDFNDTGLTVEEINSRLLEQKIFGGKDLSLEFPEYGQAALYCVTEVHTKEDIDKLVNALSTITGN; encoded by the coding sequence ATGAGTAAAAAGGTTCATCCATATATTCCTAATATGGTATCTGAGGTCAAACAAGAAATGTTAGAGGAAATAGGAGTTCAATCCGTTGAGGAGCTTTATTCGTGCATTCCGGAAAATTTACATTTTAAAGGTACGATGGATATCCCGAAAGCTTTGAATGAATTAGAGTTACGACGCCATATTGATGGGCTTTTAAATAAAAATATAAGCTCCAATGAATACATTAATTTTCTAGGAGCAGGTTGCTGGCAACACTTCATTCCAGCCGTATGTGATGAAGTGAACCAACGTGCGGAGTTTTTAACAGCTTATGCAGGAGAGCCCTATGAGGATCATGGTCGCTTTCAAGCATTATTTGAATATCAAAGCTTGATGGCGGAGCTTGTGGATATGGAAGTTGTTAATGTTCCCACATTTGATTGGGCTCAAGCTGCATCTACGGCGATTCGTATGGCTAGTCGGATTACAAAGCGTACGAAGATTTTACTTGCTAATACACTTTCTCCAGAACGCAGAAAAGTTATAACAAACTATGGTACACCCCAATTATCATTTGAAGGGGTCAAATTTAATATTAATACAGGATTAATGGACTTAGCCGATTTAGAAGCAAAATTGTCAAACGAGGTTGCAGCTATTTACTTCGAAAATCCATCATATTTAGGCTTCATCGAGTCGCAAGGACAGGAAATTTCACAACTAGCTAAAAAATATGGCGTACTGATGATTGTTGGAGTTGATCCAAGTTCACTAGGGGTTTTGGCACCACCAAGTCAATATGGGGCTGATATTGTTTGTGGAGATCTTCAACCATTAGGTATGCACATGAATTATAGTGGAGGGCAAGCTGGATTTATTGCAACCTATAACGACCCGAAATTTGTGAATGAATATCCATCCCGCTTGTTCGGTATCATTCCGACTGTTAAGAAAGGTGAATATGGTTTCGGTGACATTGCCTATGATCGTACTTCATTTGCGGATCGAGAAAATGGTAAGGAATCTGTAGGTACACAAACAGCTCTTTGGGGTATTACGGCAGGTGTGTATTTATCATTAATGGGACCTAATGGCATGTATGAGTTAGGTCAAGTTATCATGCAAAACAGTCAGTATGCAGTAATGCAATTGAATACGATTAAAAACATTCGAGGTTCAAGAATTACCTCACCATTTTTCAAAGAGTTCATTATAGATTTTAATGATACAGGATTAACAGTAGAAGAAATTAATTCACGATTACTAGAGCAAAAAATCTTTGGAGGTAAAGATTTATCGTTGGAGTTTCCTGAATATGGTCAAGCAGCACTCTATTGTGTAACCGAAGTTCACACAAAAGAGGATATCGATAAGCTAGTGAATGCTTTATCTACAATTACTGGAAATTAA